TGATGTATTCAACGGAGCACGGGCATCACTTGATCGCGACGGCGGAAATATCCCGTTCCAACCCGGTCGCTCCCACAGCGAGCGACATTTGGCCGATTGCGCACTGGCAAGAACGCGAAGTCTACGACATGTTCGGCATCCAATACGATGGACATCCCGACCTGCGGCGTCTCTTCCTTGAAGATGACTGGTCCGGTTACCCGCTGCGCAAGGACTACCAGGACGAGCACATGCTGGAGCGACCGGTATGGCCGTAATCGTTCGTAATCTCGACGAAGTCCTTGAGTCGACGCCGGCATCGGAGAACCCGCTGGCCACGGAAGAGTATTTCGTCAACATGGGGCCCCAGCACCCCATTGCCCACGGGTCGCTCCGCATCGTACTTCGTCTCGACGGTGAAACCGTAAAAGAAGTAATCCCCGTGCCCGGATTCGTGCATCGCGGCATCGAGAAAATGTGCGAGCACTTCACCTACCGCCAGATTGTCACGATGACGGATCGTCTCGACTATCTCTCGGCGCTCATGAACAACTGGCTCGTCGCGAAGACGGTGGAGAAAGCCGCCAACATCGAAACGAATGCCCG
Above is a window of Candidatus Hydrogenedentota bacterium DNA encoding:
- a CDS encoding NADH-quinone oxidoreductase subunit C; the encoded protein is MDAASLIEIVTGLAPGIVRVEESGMPAVSVALDGLYDLLRWLRDDHRLRFDLLLTHTAVDWPERDRFELVYVMYSTEHGHHLIATAEISRSNPVAPTASDIWPIAHWQEREVYDMFGIQYDGHPDLRRLFLEDDWSGYPLRKDYQDEHMLERPVWP